The Acidobacteriota bacterium genome contains the following window.
GTGGGGAACTGCCAGAAGTCCGGCATCAGCCACGGGTGCGGGTACGACGAGAGGCCGCCCCCCTCGGCCGTCTCGCGGCGGAAGTTCTGGAGCGGCTTCTGGTTGATCCGCCCCTCGAGGAACGCACGCGCGTAGATGCCGGGCGAGGCGTGCCCCTGGAAGAAGATGATGTCGCCGTCGTGATCCTTCGTGCGGCCGCGGAAAAAATGGTTGAACCCCACCTCGTAGAGCGTCGCCGCCGAGGCGTAGGTGGAAATGTGGCCGCCGATGCCGTCCGAGATCCGGTTCTGCCGGATGACCATCGCGAGCGCGTTCCACCGCACGAGGCTCTTGATGCGGCGCTCGATCTCCTGGCTGCCCGGGAGCGAGACCTGCTGGTCGGCCGGAATGGTGTTGATGTAGGGGGTCGTTGCCGAGAACGGCAGTCGGAAGCCGGACTGGCGGATGCGGATGCCGAGCGCTTCAAACAGGCGGATGACCCGATCGCGGTCCCCCTGGCGGAGCACATAATCGAGCGACTCGAGCCATTCGCGCGTTTCCTGGGCCTCGAGCGCTGCATCGTCGTTCGGAGCAGTCTGCTTCATTGCTGCGTGTCCCTGCGTAGTTATCCGCGGCTGGATAACCTTTCCATTCTATCGCCATCGGAGAGTGGTCGTCACGCGCGAGCCTGCGCGCGTGCACCTCCCCCGGCCATTCCCCATCCCCCCTGGGTCCCCTGCGTCCCCTGTGGTCGTTGATCCTGCGTCCTCCGCGGTCACAGGTGCTACACTGAGCCACACCGCGACATCGACCAGGGAGAGCTGCGACGTGACACCCGCGTGGTTCCCGAAGTTGGATCGTCTCACGGCGCGTCTCGCGGCAGGCATCTCGATCCTGGTCGTGGTGCCGCTGGCCGGCGGCCTGTACCTTCTCTCCCGCTATCAATACGATCAAACCATCGCGGCCCGGCGCGCAGCCGCTGAGCTCGAGAACCGCATCCTCGAAACCTCGCTCCGCCATCAGATGCTGACCCGGGACAGCCGCCTGATGACGCGGATCCTGGAGGAAGTCGCGCGGCATCCAGAGGTGCGCCGGGCGATGGTCATCGACCACAACGGCGTCGTCCGGCTGTCGAGCCGCGACATGGACGTGGGCGTGCGGTTCTCGCGCGATTCCCCGACCTGCCTCGTGTGCCACTCGAAGAGCCCCGGTGAGCGGGCCCGGTGGGTGCTCCTTCACGATGACGGCATCGACGTGCTCCGCTCGGTCCAGCCGATTGAGAACCGCCCCGAGTGCCACCGGTGTCACAATGCCGCGGCCAAGTTGAACGGCATCCTCATCATGGATGTGTCCCTCGCGCCCATCCAGGCCAAGGCGCGGAAAGAGCTGCAGCAGATCACGACGGCCACTATCGCCTTGACCTTCGTCCTGCTCGCGGGCGTCGGACTGCATCTCCGCCGGGTCGTGCTCTCCCGCCTTGGCAGGCTGAGCCGCGCGGCCCGCGCCGTCGCGGCGGGCGCGTTCGGCCAGCGGATCGATCCCGGGGGCAACGATGTGATCGCCTCGCTGGCGACCGACTTCAACCACATGGCGGATGCCGCCTCGTCGCTCATCGAAGACGTCAAGGGGCGCGAGCAGCAGCTCGCCGGCGTGCTCAACAGCCTCGATGACGGCCTGGTGGTGCTGGACCGCAACTTCCAGGTGGTGGCGGCGAACCGTTCCATCGCGAGCCGGCTGTGCGCGTACCCCGAGACGCTCCGCGGCCGCAACTGTCGCGACGCCGTGGGGCACGCGCTGCCGTGCCGCGAGGATCCGGAGTGCCCGACCGCGCGGTGCCTGTCCACGGGCAAGCTGCAGCGCGCGACCTACGGGCTCCCGTCGGGCTCGAACGGCAAGGGGCGCGTCCACGAGGTGTACGCCTCGCCGGTGTTCGACGACAACGGCTCGGTGACCCAGGTGGTGGAGGTGTGGCGCGACATCACCGATCGGGTGCGCGAAGAGGAGCGCCTGGCGGAGATCGAGCGGATGTCGTCGCTCGGCGTGCTCGCCTCCGGCCTGTCGCACGAAGTGAACACGCCGCTCGCCTCGACGCTCACGTGCGCGGAGGCGATTCTCGATCAGCTCGAGGGGGCGGAGCTGGCCGCGTGCGAGCCGGTCACGATGGACGCGATTCGCGAGAGCGCGGCCACGATTCGCGACCAGGTGCTGCGCTGCCGCCGGATCACCGACCGCTTCCTCCGTTTCGCGCGCGGCATCCCTCCGGCCATCGAACCGATCGACCTCCTGGAGGCCGTGCGCAACGTCATGGAGCTGGCGCGTCCGACCGCCCGTGAAGCGGGCGTCGAGCTGGTGCTCGACGGCGACGGCCCGATCCCGGTCGTCACCGCCAACACCGAAGTCGTCCAGCACGTCGTGCTCAACCTGCTCGTCAACGCGATCCAGTCTTTCGAGGCGGGAGGCGGGCGCGTGACCGCGCGGTTCGCCGTCGATGCTGATGCCATTCGCCTGCAGATCCGAGACAATGGCTGCGGCATCCCGATGGATATCCAGAAGCACCTGTTCGAGCCGTTCCGCACGCAGAAGCCGCGCGGCACGGGCATGGGGCTGTTCCTGTCGCGCACCTTCATGCGCCGGTTCAACGGCGAGGTGCGCCTCGTGGACAGCGCCCCGGGCCGCGGGTCGTGCATCGAGGTGGTGTTTCCGCGATCGAGCCGCGAAGCCGAATGAGCCATGCCCAACAAGAACACCCGCATTCTGCTGGTCGATGACGACACGACCTTCCGTCGCGTGATGGACACGGAGCTGACGCGCCGGGGCTACAAGGTCGTGGCGGTGGCCTCCGGAGCCGAGGCGCTCGAACAGGCGCCGCGCGCCAACGCGGACGTCACGCTGCTGGACCTGCGGCTGCCGGACATGGACGGCATCGAGGTGCTGAAGCGGCTGCAGGAGCGCAACACCCCGAGTGCGGTCGTCGTGCTGACGGCGCACGGCACGATCGACACGGCCATCCAGGCGATCCGCCTCGGCGCGCACGATTATCTCGAGAAGCCCTGCCCGATTGCGAAGCTCGAGATGGCCATCCAGAAGACCTGCGAGCACGAGCGGCTGGTCAAGCGGCAGCGCGTCCTCGAAGATGGCTACGCGGCGCCGAACGTCGCGCCAGGACTGGTCGGGGCCAGCCCCGCGTTCGTGAAGCTGATGGACAACGTCGCCCGGATTGCGAGGGCCGGTGCAACCACCCTCGTACTGGGGGAGACCGGCGTCGGCAAGGAGGTGGTCGCGGCGCTGCTGCACGCGCAGAGCCCCCGCGGCGACGCACCGTTTGTCGTCGTCGACTGCGCATCGCTGCACGAAGAACTGCTGCAGAGCGAGATTTTCGGCCACGAGCGCGGCGCATTCACCGGCGCCAACCGCCTGAAGCACGGGCTGTTCGAAGTGGCCAGCGGCGGCACGATCTTCCTCGATGAAGTCGGCGACATCAGCCCCGACGTCCAGGCCAAGCTTCTGCGCGTCCTCGAAACCGGCCGCTTCCGCCGGCTGGGGGGGACCGACGAAATCTCGGTGGACGTTCGCATCATCGCCGCCACCAACCGCGACCTCCGGTCGGCGATCTCACGCGGCCATTTCCGGGAGGACCTGTTCTACCGCCTCGCCACGTTCGTCGTGGAGATCCCGCCGCTGCGCGAGCGCCCGGAGGATATCCGGCTGCTCGTCGAGCACTACGCCGCGCAGCTCAACCAGCGGTTCTCGCTCGACAAGCGGGTGGGGCCCGAGGCCATGGACGCCCTCCTGCGCCATTCCTGGCCCGGCAACGTCCGTGAACTGATTCACGTGCTGGAGCAGGCCGTGGTGCTCAGCGACGACGACGAGATCGGGCGTGAGGATCTCCCGCCGCCAATTCGCGGCGTGAGGGCCGAGGCCGCGGCCCCGCCGGAAGAAGGAAGGGAAGAAGGAAGGGAAGAAGAAAACCTGACGCTGCGCGAAGTGCAGCGCCGGCACGTGTTCCGGGTGCTGGAGAAGGCGGCGGGCAATCGCGCCCAGGCCGCTCGCCTGCTCGGCACGAGCGAACGCACGTTCTACCGGCTGCTCGAACGCTATCGCGGTGCATCGAATCCGCCGCCGCGAGCGAAAGTCCCTTCGTCCTCGCCCAAGCGAGAGTCCTGACAGTTCTGACAGGCTCGCGCCCCCTGCACCTGCCAGAACTAACAGGCTGCGCGCGCGTCTCCGCCTCCAGGCAAACCCCGCCACTCGCCTCTCGCGCACGTTTTCGGCCTGATTCAACGGATCGGCACACCGGCCGGGCTTGCGGAACGGAGGTTGCTCATGCGCACGTGCAAAAGGAGGCAGAGGGATGGAAGGAATGGTGGCTCTCGTCCTGGTCCTCACACTTCTGTTCGGCGGCATGATGCTGGCCCTCGTCATGGGCTACCGCGACATCGAGGAGCGTCGCGGCCTTGACGCGGCGCGGGCGGCCGGCGCGTCGCGCGCGGCAAACGCCGCGATGGTCCCCGGGTTCTTCACCGGCGCGAAGAGCGGGGCCTACGCCGTCGGTCCGGCCATTTCGTTTGACGAGATGCTGCTCACGCGTCTCGAGCAGCACGTGCAGGCCGAGCACGAGCGAGTGGCGGAGTTCGTCCACTTCCCGTCGATGGATCGGCTGTATCGCGCGTCGGATTCGCAGCTTCACGTTCACTGATCGGAGGGCACGTGACGCTCACCGCGCAGATGCACGAAGTGCTCAAGAACGCCGAGCTGTTCCGGGGATTCACCCTGGACGGCATCTGGCGGCTGACGGCGATCGGCCGGTCGCGCGCGCTGGCCGCCGGAGATTATCTCTTTCTCCTCGGCGACCCGGCGGAGTGCATTTACGTCGTGGCGAACGGGGCGATGGAGCTGTGCCTCCCCATGACGGTTGCCGGTGCGGTCAGGGACGTGCGCGTGGAATCGGCCGGAGCAGGCAAGGCGCTCGGCTGGTCCGCGCTCGTGCGCCCCTACCGCTTCACACTGTCCGCGCGCGCGGCTGAAGCGGCCGTGGTCATCGGCTTTCCGCGCGCAGACCTTCAGGTGCTGTTCGACGCAGCGCCCGACCTCGGAAAGTGCTTTCTTGGAAATCTGTCGGAGCTGGTCGGCGTCCGTCTGCTCACGTTCCAGACCTTGTGGGTCCGCGAGCTGCAGCATGCGGTGCTGAACGAAGCGAACCAGCGCAGGTGACACAGGAGCCGACGCCGTGTCCATAGACGAAGGGCTCAATCCGAAACGGCGCCTGGTCCTCGGCGTCCTCGCGATCGCGGTGGCGACCGCCGGCTTCAACGCGGGCCGGTTCGTCCTGCGGCCGACCACCCGGATCGCGCAGCCGATCCAGTTCAATCACCAGAAGCACGTCAAGGACGTCGGCCTCGAGTGCTCGACGTGCCACGAGCACTACACCACGAGCGAGCACTCCGGCCTGCCGTCGCTGGCGGTGTGCCAGGGCTGCCACTCGGAGCCGCTCACCAAGTCCGCCGAAGAACAGAAGCTGCTGAAGCTGGCGGCGAGCGAGCGCCAGCCCGCGTTCCGCAAGCTGTTTCGCATGGCCGACCACGTGCGCTACTCGCACCGCCGGCACGTCGCGATCGGCGGCATCGCGTGCGACACGTGCCACGGCGCCATCGCGGACACGACGACTCCTCCGCCCTCCCCGCTGGTGCGGATCACCATGGACACGTGCACGGGGTGCCACGCCGAGCGTGGCGTCAAGACCGATTGCACGCACTGTCATCGCTGAGGGAGGAACACCGATGTCGATGACGCGACGAGGTTTTCTGTTCGGTACGGCGGGCGCGGGTGTCGGGCTCGGGCTCGGGGCATTGTCCCACGAGTTCCCTCTCCCATCGCCCCAGTTCGGGCCCGAGTGGCAACCTGGCGCTGAAACCTTCGTGGCGTCCACCTGCGTGCTGTGCCCCGCCCACTGCGGGATCAAGGCGAGGCTGGTGGACGGCGCGCTGACCCGGATCGACGGCAACCCGTTGCACCCCGTGAGCCAGGGGGGGCTGTGCCCCAAGGGGCGCGCGGGCATCCAGCTCGCCTATCACCCGGCGCGCCTGAAGGGACCGGTCGAACGCGTCGGGCCGCCCGGATCCGATCGATTCGTGCCGATCTCGTGGGATGCCGCGCTCGATCGCGTTGCCGCGGCGCTGCGCGCTGCCCAGGCGGCACACCAGGCAGGCTCGGTGGAATGGCTCGTCGGAGACGCACCGGGCGTCGTCGGTGAGCTGATCGCGGCGTTCTGCCATGCGTACGGCACCGATCGGATCACCGTGGACGATTACCGCGACGGCTCGGCCGACGTGATGCGCCTCTGCCAGGGAATCGCGGCGCCGCCGGCGTTCGATCTGTTGTCGTCGGATCTCGTCGTCTCCTTCGGCGCGGCGCTGTCGGAGGCGTGGGCGGCGCTGCCGCTGGCCGCGAGAGCGCGCGAGGCCGCGGGGCGGCGCTGGGTGCAGGTTGACGTCCGTCTCTCGCGCACGGCGGTCAGCGCGGACGAATGGATCGCGGTTCGGCCCGGCACGTACGGCACGCTCGCGCTGGGGCTCGCCTACCTGCTCGCCAAGGAAGGACTCTACGACGCCGAATTCGTCTCGAGCCGGGTCTCCGGCTGGGAAGACTGGAGCGACCAGGGAGGGACGCACACGGGATTCCGATCGCTCGTCTTGAGGCACGGGGCGCCGGACAACGTCTCGCGCATCACCGGGGTGCCGGTGGCGCGACTCATCCAGCTCGCCAAAGCCTTCGGCACCGCCCAGCGGCCGGTGGCGATCTGGGACCACGCGGTCAGCTGGCGTCGCGGGGGCCTGTCGGACGCGCTCGCGATCCACGCGCTCAACGTGCTTCGCGGCGGCCTCAATCGCCCTGGAGGAGTGCTGGTCCAGGCGCCGGTCGCGCTGCCCGGCCCGCTTGACGGCTTCGACCGCGGCGCCGACCTGTCGCGCCGGCCACTCACCTCCGCCGCGTGGCCAGGCGAGCCCGGCGGCGACGCAGCGCGTGCGGCCCAGGTGCTGTTCCTCTACCAGTCGAACCCGGTCGCTTCGGCAGCGCGCGCAGACGAGGCCCGGCGCGCGCTCGAGCGCGTGCCGATGGTCGTGTCGTTCTCGCCGTTTCTCGACGAGAGCGCGCGCTACGCGCACCTCGTGCTCCCCGATCACACGTATCTCGAGCGCTGGCAGGATGCCCCGGCGCCGGCTGCGGTGGCGTTCCCCGTATGGGGAGTCGTGCGCCCGGTGATCGCGCCGCTGCAGGACACGCGCGCCAGCGGCGACGTCATTCTTGGCCTGGCCTCCCGCCTGGGCGGCAGTGTCAAGGCGCGTCTTCCCTGGGCATCGCTCGAGGAGATCGTGCGCCGGCGCGGCGTCGCGCTCGCGGGGGCGCAGCGTGGAAGCGCCTTCGTCGAGCCGTTCCGCCAGGGCGAGTTGCGCGAGCTGGAGAGCCGCGGCTGGTGGCTGCCCCACGGCGTGCCGGCCGAGGAGTACTGGCAGACGATCCTCGACTCCGGCGGCTGGTTCGATCCGATCTACGACTACCAGGATCGCAGCGCCGTCACGCAACACGCCGACGGCCGGGTGTGGATCTTCCCGCCCGAAGCAAGACGACGTCTTGCGAAGTCCGGCGAGCCCCTGACGGAGGGGTTCCTGCCGGCAACGGCCGAACCTTCCGAGATGCCGGCCGGGGACAAGACGTTCCCGCTACGGCTGGTTCCCTTCCGCGTCCTCACGCTCGCCTCGGGCGGAACGCCGCTGATGCCCTGGCTGCTCGAGCATATCGGGGTCCTGGCCGGCAACGCGTGGGAGACCTGGGCCGAGCTGAATCCGGAAACCGCCCGCGAGCTGGGGCTGCATTCCGGCCAGCGTGTGCGGGTCGAATCGGAACGCGGCGCGTTCGAGGCGACGGTGCGCGTCTTTGCCGGCGCGCAGCCCGGCGTCGTGAACGTGCCGTACGGACTCCACACGCGCGTGCGCGGATGGGGAGAGGCGCCGGCTGCCAACCCGCTCGTTGCGGTGGGTCCGGCGCAGGACATGGTCGCCGGTCTTCCCGACTGGTACTCGACACGCGTCCGGCTCACGCCGGCTTGAGGACAGCCATGCCGCGATGGGGAATGGTGATCGACCTCGACAAGTGCAACGGCTGCCAGGCGTGCGAAGTGGCGTGCCGATCGGAAAACAACATCGCCGTCGGCGGGCCGCAGGCGGCCGGCGAGAGCCGCACCATTTCGTGGATGCGCGTGCAGACGGAGGTCGAGGGCGAGTGGCCGAACCTGCGGGCCCGGTTCGTGCCGCAGCCGTGCATGCACTGCGACCGCCCGCCGTGCACGCTGGTCTGCCCCGTGCAGGCGACCTCGCGCGATTCGGAAGGCATCATCAGTCAAATCTACGCGCGGTGCATCGGCTGCCGGTACTGCGCGAACGCCTGCCCGTACACGGTGAAGTACTTCAACTGGCGGCGGCCATCCTATCCGGGCTCCACCGTCGCGGGGCTGAACCCTGACGTGTCGCTGCGCCCGGTCGGCGTCATCGAGAAGTGCACGTTCTGCCACCACCGCCTGCAGAAGGCGCGTGACGTCGCGCGGGCCGAGAAACGCCCGTTGCGGGAGGCGGATTACGTGCCGGCCTGCAGTGAGAGCTGCCCCACCGGCGCGATCGTCTTCGGGGATCTCGACGATCCGGATCACCGGGTGGCGCAGCTGGCGCGCGATCCGCGCGCGTTTCGTCTCCACGAAGACCTCGGGACTCAGCCCAAGGTCTATTACCTGGCGGAGCAGGACTGACGTGACTGATCTCGAGATCGTTTCCCGTCTGCCGCAGGACGAACGCGTGTTGCTCATGCCGCTCGTGCGCACGACGAAGACCTTCTGGCGATGGGCGGCCGTGATGGCGGCCATCTCGCTCTGGGGGCTCTTCGCCTACGCGTACCAGTTGAGGAACGGGCTGGGCGCAACCGGGTTGAACACGCCGGAGTACTGGGGCATCTACATCATCTGCTTCGTGTTCTTCATCGGCATCTCGCACGCCGGCACGCTCATCTCCGCGATTCTTCGCGTCGCCAACGCGGAATGGCGCCGTTCGATCACCCGATCCGCCGAATTCATCACGGTGCTGGTGATCGGCTTCGGCGCGATCCAGCCGGTGCTGGACCTGGGAAGGCCCGACCGCGTGCTGAACGTGATGCTGCACTCGCAGCCGTTCTCGCCGTTGCTCTGGGACGTGATGAGCATCGGCCTCTACTTCACGGCGAGCAGCGTCTACCTCTACGTGCCGATGATCCCCGACCTCGCACGCATCCGCGACCTGGGCCTGCGCCCGCGGCTGCTCTACTGGTTCCTGGCGATCGGGTACCACGACACGCCGGCGGCCCGGCACACGCTCGAGCGCCTGATTTCCGTCCTCGCGGTGGCCGTGATCCCGATCGCCGTGTCGGTGCACACGGTGATCGGCTGGATCTTCGCCCTCACGCTCAGACCCATGTGGCACAGCGCGATCTTCGGGCCCTACTTCGTCATCGGGGCCATCTTCTCCGGCATCGCCGCCCTGATCATCGCGATGGCGATTCTCAGGCGCGTCTACCGGCTGGAGGCCTACTTCAAGGACATCCACTTCAATCACATGGGGCTCCTGCTGCTCGTGATGTCGATCCTGTGGTTCTACTTCACGTTTGCCGAGCACCTGACGGTCTGGTACGGCGGCGAGGAGGCGGAGCTGGCCACCCTGTACTCGAAGCTGTACGGCGCGTTCTGGTTTCCGTTCTGGCTGATGTTCGCGACCTGCTTCGTCATCCCGTTCGGGCTGATGGCGCGCGCGAAGACCCGCAACGTCCCGGGAACCGTCATCGCGTCGGTGGCCGTGGTGATCGGCATGTGGCTGGAGCGCTTCAACATCGTCGTGCCCACTTCCCTGCACCCGCGCGGAGAGGTCGCCATCGCGCACTACTGGCCGTCGTGGGTCGAGCTGTCGATCATGGCCGGGACGTTTGCCGGGTTCGTGCTCGTCTACATGATCGCCACGAAGTTCTTCCCCATCGTGTCGATCTGGGAGATCAAGGAAGGCCGCGAGAAGTCCATCGAGGAAGTCACCGAACGCGTCTCCGAATATCTGCCGGACGATCTGGAGGCGGTGGCGTTATGAACAGGCGAGTGGCACTCATCGTCCTGGCGACGGCGGTGTGGGGCGCCGCGATGGCGGCGAGCGCGCGAGTGGCCGACGACCCGATGAGCGACGGGAATCCGTTCAAGGGTCGCGACATCTTCGTGCGGAAGGGGTGTGTCAGTTGTCATTCGATCTGGGGCAACGGCGGATCGCTCGGGCCTGACATCACCGTCGCGGTCGCCGGCAAGACGTGGGACGAGCTGGTCGGCGATTTCTGGAATCACACGCCGCGGATGATCGATGAAGTCAGCGCGCGCGGGTATCCGTGGCCCTCGCTCGACGCGCAGGAGA
Protein-coding sequences here:
- a CDS encoding 4Fe-4S dicluster domain-containing protein produces the protein MPRWGMVIDLDKCNGCQACEVACRSENNIAVGGPQAAGESRTISWMRVQTEVEGEWPNLRARFVPQPCMHCDRPPCTLVCPVQATSRDSEGIISQIYARCIGCRYCANACPYTVKYFNWRRPSYPGSTVAGLNPDVSLRPVGVIEKCTFCHHRLQKARDVARAEKRPLREADYVPACSESCPTGAIVFGDLDDPDHRVAQLARDPRAFRLHEDLGTQPKVYYLAEQD
- a CDS encoding cyclic nucleotide-binding domain-containing protein → MTLTAQMHEVLKNAELFRGFTLDGIWRLTAIGRSRALAAGDYLFLLGDPAECIYVVANGAMELCLPMTVAGAVRDVRVESAGAGKALGWSALVRPYRFTLSARAAEAAVVIGFPRADLQVLFDAAPDLGKCFLGNLSELVGVRLLTFQTLWVRELQHAVLNEANQRR
- a CDS encoding cytochrome c3 family protein, with the translated sequence MSIDEGLNPKRRLVLGVLAIAVATAGFNAGRFVLRPTTRIAQPIQFNHQKHVKDVGLECSTCHEHYTTSEHSGLPSLAVCQGCHSEPLTKSAEEQKLLKLAASERQPAFRKLFRMADHVRYSHRRHVAIGGIACDTCHGAIADTTTPPPSPLVRITMDTCTGCHAERGVKTDCTHCHR
- a CDS encoding molybdopterin-dependent oxidoreductase, with amino-acid sequence MSMTRRGFLFGTAGAGVGLGLGALSHEFPLPSPQFGPEWQPGAETFVASTCVLCPAHCGIKARLVDGALTRIDGNPLHPVSQGGLCPKGRAGIQLAYHPARLKGPVERVGPPGSDRFVPISWDAALDRVAAALRAAQAAHQAGSVEWLVGDAPGVVGELIAAFCHAYGTDRITVDDYRDGSADVMRLCQGIAAPPAFDLLSSDLVVSFGAALSEAWAALPLAARAREAAGRRWVQVDVRLSRTAVSADEWIAVRPGTYGTLALGLAYLLAKEGLYDAEFVSSRVSGWEDWSDQGGTHTGFRSLVLRHGAPDNVSRITGVPVARLIQLAKAFGTAQRPVAIWDHAVSWRRGGLSDALAIHALNVLRGGLNRPGGVLVQAPVALPGPLDGFDRGADLSRRPLTSAAWPGEPGGDAARAAQVLFLYQSNPVASAARADEARRALERVPMVVSFSPFLDESARYAHLVLPDHTYLERWQDAPAPAAVAFPVWGVVRPVIAPLQDTRASGDVILGLASRLGGSVKARLPWASLEEIVRRRGVALAGAQRGSAFVEPFRQGELRELESRGWWLPHGVPAEEYWQTILDSGGWFDPIYDYQDRSAVTQHADGRVWIFPPEARRRLAKSGEPLTEGFLPATAEPSEMPAGDKTFPLRLVPFRVLTLASGGTPLMPWLLEHIGVLAGNAWETWAELNPETARELGLHSGQRVRVESERGAFEATVRVFAGAQPGVVNVPYGLHTRVRGWGEAPAANPLVAVGPAQDMVAGLPDWYSTRVRLTPA
- a CDS encoding PAS domain-containing protein — encoded protein: MTPAWFPKLDRLTARLAAGISILVVVPLAGGLYLLSRYQYDQTIAARRAAAELENRILETSLRHQMLTRDSRLMTRILEEVARHPEVRRAMVIDHNGVVRLSSRDMDVGVRFSRDSPTCLVCHSKSPGERARWVLLHDDGIDVLRSVQPIENRPECHRCHNAAAKLNGILIMDVSLAPIQAKARKELQQITTATIALTFVLLAGVGLHLRRVVLSRLGRLSRAARAVAAGAFGQRIDPGGNDVIASLATDFNHMADAASSLIEDVKGREQQLAGVLNSLDDGLVVLDRNFQVVAANRSIASRLCAYPETLRGRNCRDAVGHALPCREDPECPTARCLSTGKLQRATYGLPSGSNGKGRVHEVYASPVFDDNGSVTQVVEVWRDITDRVREEERLAEIERMSSLGVLASGLSHEVNTPLASTLTCAEAILDQLEGAELAACEPVTMDAIRESAATIRDQVLRCRRITDRFLRFARGIPPAIEPIDLLEAVRNVMELARPTAREAGVELVLDGDGPIPVVTANTEVVQHVVLNLLVNAIQSFEAGGGRVTARFAVDADAIRLQIRDNGCGIPMDIQKHLFEPFRTQKPRGTGMGLFLSRTFMRRFNGEVRLVDSAPGRGSCIEVVFPRSSREAE
- the nrfD gene encoding polysulfide reductase NrfD, with amino-acid sequence MTDLEIVSRLPQDERVLLMPLVRTTKTFWRWAAVMAAISLWGLFAYAYQLRNGLGATGLNTPEYWGIYIICFVFFIGISHAGTLISAILRVANAEWRRSITRSAEFITVLVIGFGAIQPVLDLGRPDRVLNVMLHSQPFSPLLWDVMSIGLYFTASSVYLYVPMIPDLARIRDLGLRPRLLYWFLAIGYHDTPAARHTLERLISVLAVAVIPIAVSVHTVIGWIFALTLRPMWHSAIFGPYFVIGAIFSGIAALIIAMAILRRVYRLEAYFKDIHFNHMGLLLLVMSILWFYFTFAEHLTVWYGGEEAELATLYSKLYGAFWFPFWLMFATCFVIPFGLMARAKTRNVPGTVIASVAVVIGMWLERFNIVVPTSLHPRGEVAIAHYWPSWVELSIMAGTFAGFVLVYMIATKFFPIVSIWEIKEGREKSIEEVTERVSEYLPDDLEAVAL
- a CDS encoding sigma-54-dependent Fis family transcriptional regulator, translated to MPNKNTRILLVDDDTTFRRVMDTELTRRGYKVVAVASGAEALEQAPRANADVTLLDLRLPDMDGIEVLKRLQERNTPSAVVVLTAHGTIDTAIQAIRLGAHDYLEKPCPIAKLEMAIQKTCEHERLVKRQRVLEDGYAAPNVAPGLVGASPAFVKLMDNVARIARAGATTLVLGETGVGKEVVAALLHAQSPRGDAPFVVVDCASLHEELLQSEIFGHERGAFTGANRLKHGLFEVASGGTIFLDEVGDISPDVQAKLLRVLETGRFRRLGGTDEISVDVRIIAATNRDLRSAISRGHFREDLFYRLATFVVEIPPLRERPEDIRLLVEHYAAQLNQRFSLDKRVGPEAMDALLRHSWPGNVRELIHVLEQAVVLSDDDEIGREDLPPPIRGVRAEAAAPPEEGREEGREEENLTLREVQRRHVFRVLEKAAGNRAQAARLLGTSERTFYRLLERYRGASNPPPRAKVPSSSPKRES